The DNA sequence AACTGACATGATAAATTCTTCATTGGCCTCCACCCCCAGTGAGAGAGGGGTGACATCCACCAGTGCGAAGTCCCCAAGCTTTCCAGTTAGATTGCCACCACTCAAGACAGTAGCTTGAACAGCAGCACCATAGGCCACTGCCTCATCCGGATTGATGCCCCTGCAAAGCTCCTTTCCCTTGAAAACCTCCTGCAAAAGCTGCTGCACCTTGGGAATTCTAGAAGAGCCACCAGCAAGAACAACATCATGGACGCTGCTTATGTCCATGTTAGCATCTTCCAGACACTTCTTCACAGGCTCCATGCACTTGCTGAAGAAATCCATGTTGAGTTGCTCAAATTTAGCACGGGTAATAGTTAAACAAAAATCAACACCCTGATGCAAACAGTCAATGTCAATGTCAGTCTCGGACATAAATGCAAGCCTCCTCTTTGccttttcacatgcattttttaACCTCCTAAGAGCCTTGAAGTTTCCACCAACGTCCACGTTATACTTCCTCTTGAATTGCTCAGCACAGTGGTTGACCATTCTGTTATCGAAATCTTCACCTCCAAGATGAGTGTCTCCAGCGGTGGCCTTCACTTCAAAGACACTGTCAGCTATGGTAAGTAGCGAAACATCCAAGGTTCCCCCGCCCAAATCAAATATCATCACATTTCTCTTGCTATACCAACCGGCCTTCCTGTCAAGCCCATAAGCAATGGCTGCAGCAGTTGGCTCATTGATGATGCGCATCACATTTAGGCCAGCACTAGCACCTGCCTCTTTCGTAGCCTGTCGCTGTGAGTCGGTAAAGTAAGCAGGGACTGTGATAACTGAATTTTTCACAGTTGAACCAAGGTAAGCCTCAGCAATCTCCCGCATTTTCACAAGAATCATAGATGAGATTTCTTCAGCAGCAAATTGTTTCTCTACACCCTTGTATGTGACGACAATCATTGGCTTGTCAGAAGGACCTCCAATGACCTTAAAAGGCCAATGCTTTATATCGTTTTGAACACATTCATCTGTGAACCTCCTACCGATTATCCTTTTCGCGTCTGCAAATTGAGGACAGAATTAGAAACACAacccaacaaccaaaactaacaAAGAAATAGGTCATATGATTGAAATAAAAGCATATTGTTAAACAAACGGTGTTGTAACTTGTAACTATCCCAAATTCTTTCACTCTGCTGTAAATATACTACACCTTTTTAATTATCATCAAAATCATTATCTAAATTATAACTTATCATCAACACCCCACATTTTATAACTTCAAATACTGTTATAAATAttcagagaaaaagaaaaactaatttgaGAAATAAATTAATGGGAAAATGGTATATATTTA is a window from the Pyrus communis chromosome 16, drPyrComm1.1, whole genome shotgun sequence genome containing:
- the LOC137721106 gene encoding heat shock cognate 70 kDa protein-like, translating into MAGKDKAAGHAIGIDLGTTYSCVAVWQYDHVEIIVNDQGNRTTPSYVAFTNTERLIGDGAFNQVIKNPTNTIFDAKRIIGRRFTDECVQNDIKHWPFKVIGGPSDKPMIVVTYKGVEKQFAAEEISSMILVKMREIAEAYLGSTVKNSVITVPAYFTDSQRQATKEAGASAGLNVMRIINEPTAAAIAYGLDRKAGWYSKRNVMIFDLGGGTLDVSLLTIADSVFEVKATAGDTHLGGEDFDNRMVNHCAEQFKRKYNVDVGGNFKALRRLKNACEKAKRRLAFMSETDIDIDCLHQGVDFCLTITRAKFEQLNMDFFSKCMEPVKKCLEDANMDISSVHDVVLAGGSSRIPKVQQLLQEVFKGKELCRGINPDEAVAYGAAVQATVLSGGNLTGKLGDFALVDVTPLSLGVEANEEFIMSVVIPRNTRIPVKIIEKGFTTYHDNQRNVRFAVYEGESRKARDNNYLGEFKLNDIPPAPRDVPKFEVCFDIDENGILHVSAEDTSTGQKKGLTFNCDRRTCEGIETLI